Genomic DNA from Bacteroides zhangwenhongii:
CCGCTCTGAAGAGTTATCCGTTCTTCCGTGAAGTGCAGAACTGGTTCTATCCTTTCAGCAAGCAACACTCCAGCGTACTAAAAGCGCTGAAAAAAACAGGTAATAAAGGAAACACAGTATTGGACTTGATACTTGAAGCGGGAATCTTCAGCAATAGCGACAAATATTCGTTGTTTTTCACCATCCACCAATTACCCCAAGCGCAGCAGGACATGATGCTCAGCCAGCTCAACGAGCAGCAAATGAACGAATTGATGGAGAATTCAAATTCAAATCCTGAAATGATAAAACGACTTAACGAAAGTCCGGGTGCTATCAGCAACCAGTATTTACACGATCTTTACCGTTTCTTCAAGCTGAGCGTGCGCCGACAGGAATTCAGAGATATTTTTCAAGATAAACTTGACTTCCATAATGTTCCCGCACTCGACAATATCTTGTATTGGGCAGACGTGTTATTCCCCATCGCCGACTTCTATATATCAAAAGAACGCTGGGAGGAAGCGGTCGAAATCTACAAAGAGTTGGAAGAAATCGGAGAATTTGAAGGGGACGATATTGCTGACGGTTACCAAAAGTTCGGATATGTGTTACAGAAAACAAAACAATACGAAGAAGCTATTCAGGCCTATCTGAAAGCTGATACACTAAAACCGGATAACATCTGGAACAACCGCCATCTGGCTACCTGCTATCGGCTGACTAAGAACTACCGGGCGGCTCTCGCCTATTATAAAAAGGTAGAGGAAGTGGCTCCGGAAGATGCAAACGTAATTTTCTATATCGGTAATTGCCTGGCAGAAATGGAACAATATGAAGAAGCGTTGAATTACTTCTTCAAGTTGGACTTCATCAAGAGCAATTGTGTGAAAGCATGGCGCGGTATCGGATGGTGCTCATTCATCAGCCGGAAATATGAACAAGCCATGAAATATTACGAGAAAATCATCGGACAAAAGCCGCAGGCAATCGATTACATGAATGCCGGGCACGTTGCATGGGTGATGGGAGATATCCAGAAAGCGGTCACTTTCTATGGAAAGGCAATTATAGCCTGTGAAAGCCGTGAACATTTCCTGGAAATGTTCCATAAAGATGAAGAAGCTCTTCTCAAACAAGGTGTTCGAGAAGAAGACATTCCTTTAATGTTGGATTTATTATAACTTTTTCAACTCCCCGTACAGCTTTTGTATGGGGAGTCCCATTATATTATAGAAGCTACCGGAAATAGATTTCACTCCGATATATCCAATCCATTCCTGTACACCGTATGCTCCCGCCTTATCCATAGGTTGATAACAATCGACATAATACTGTATTTCATCGTCAGACAAGACATCGAACAGAACATCGGAAGATGCGGTAAAACTTTTCTGCCATTCAGTAGTAGTCAGGCAAACACCGGTGAAAACCTGATGTGATTTCCCCGAAAGTGCACGGAGCATTTCAACAGCCCCCTCTCTCCCTTCCGGTTTGCCCAAAACCTGACCATCCAGCCACACAATGGTATCAGCAGTCACTAATAATTCTCCCGGTTTCATCATAGCACGATAGGCGTCCGCCTTTTCACGGGCTATGAATTCGGGTATCTCCGCTCCAGCCAATGTATTCGGATAGGATTCATCCACATCGGGTAAAGTCCTTACCACATAATCCACTCCCAAACCCGACATTAGCTCTTTCCGACGAGGCGAGTTGGAAGCTAATATGATCTGATATTTCTTTAAATTATCAAGCATTACTTTATCAATTACGAATTAGTTATTCTGTTTGTTCTTTTTTGTGTGCTACCAACCAAAAGCATCCTGTGCCATCCACAGCCCATGAGCTTTCAGCACTTGCTCCACCACATCACGTCCGCAGCCATGACCGCCATCGGCATAAGAGATGTACTTTGCTACGGATTTTACTTCCGGAACAGCATCTTTCGGGCAGCAGGGAAGACCGCATTCACGCATCACTTCTATATCGGGCACATCATCCCCCATATATAATATTTCATCGTCAGACAATCCATATTTATCACGGAACGCATGATAATCATGTATCTTTACGGCAGAGCCCATATACAAATCCTTCACTCCCAAGCCTTCAAAGCGGATACGTACGGCTTCTGTCCGCCCTCCGGTAATGATAGCGATATGAAGCCCTTTCTTTACGGCAAGCTGGATAGCATAACCATCCTTAATATTCACAGTACGCATCGGCTCACCGGAGGGATGCAGGGGAACTGTGGTCGAACTCAAGACTCCGTCAACATCGAAAGCCAACGCCTTGATACGGGACAAATCATAATTGATGGTGCTCATGGATACTTTTACTCATTAATTTATATATTTCGTGTAACGCCGGCGAGTCTGCCAACATAGCAAGATGATTACTTATCACATTTTCATCATAACGCACTGCCGGTCCGGTTTGTGCCTCATGAGGTGTCAATTCGTGCACTTTACGCGCAGTCTCATCAATCAACGGAAGCATGACATCGAAAGGCAGATTATACTTTTCAAGCAAATCCGCCGCTAAGGCATACATATGATTTGTAAAATTACAGATAAAGACAGCAGCCAAATGAAGACTCTTACGCTGTTCGGAAGTTATCTCGTACACATTATCCGAAAGAGTCGCAGCTATCGCTTTCAGAAGTTCCACATCTTCCGGTCTTTTCGCCTCAACAAAGAAGGGTATTTCCCGGAAATTAACTTCACGTTGCTTACTGAAAGTCTGCATGGGGTAAAACACTCCATAACGTTCCGCATATTTCTCCCAAACACTCATCGGGATACTGCCCGCCGTATGTACCAGCAGCGCATCTTGCTTTCCTTCCGTTATCTGAGGCAATAATTCAACAAAAGCCGCATCTTTCAGAGATACAATATATAATCGGGCTTCTTTTGATATTTCCTGTAAATCCGTCGTATATCCGGCTTCTACCTGTTCGGCTAAAGCACGGGCAGATGCTTTCGTCCGGCTATACACTTGCACGATACGAAAACCTTTGTAATAAAGCGCCTTTGCCAGATTAGTGGCCAAATTCCCGGCACCGATAAACACAATCGGAGTATCTTCTATACTTCTATTCATCACTTCTTTACCGTTTTGCAATCCAAAATAAAATAATTCCGATGATGAGCAACGTCAATGGCAACAGATATCCTGATAACGAGCCCAGCAACGATATCACCAGCCCGATATTCATCACCAGCCAAAGTCCCAGCAACACGAAACCAATGGATTTATCCCGTTTGAAAATAAGGAAACAGACAGAAGCGTACAATAACATATTATCCTTATTCATCACCCAAGGCAAACCAAGAGAAGAAAAATGAATCAGTTTATCGATCAAAAAGAGTGCTCCTATTACTATAAAAGAAACAGCAGTAGCCATATAGGTATCTTTGCTGTTATTTGCTTTGGCAGCTCCCATCGTTATTTTCCTCCAAACTTATTAATGTGAATTTTCTCCCACTGAAGGTGTTCTTCATTGAAAGGCTTGCGTTCCATTCCTTTGTGACCGATAGCTATAACGGACAGAATCTGAAGCTGCAAAGGTATATCCAGTATTCCATGTACAAATTCGTCGGAAGGCATTCCGGTGGCTGTGAAACGTTCGCGCACCTGTACCCAGCAACTTCCCAATCCTAGATCTTCCGCCTGTAACTGTATCATAATGGAGGCAATCGCAGCATCTTCAATCCAAACATCACTCGCCAACGGGTCAGCCATTACAACAATCGCCAAAGCGGCGTCAGCAATAAAGGAAGAGGCCTGCTCCTTACAGTGAGACAGTTCTTTTAATATTTCTTTATCATCAACAACTATAAACTGCCAACTATTACTGCGTTTGGAAGAGGGAGACATCAAAGCGGCTTTCATCAAGGCAACCACCTCATCTTGAGTCAGTTCTTCATCAGTAAACTTACGCATACTGCGACGGTTCTTTATCAATTCACTGAAATTTTCCATATCATTTCCGGTTTCATCTGATTAATGTATGCAAAGATAATGCAATTATACTATTCTCGTCAATTCTCCGGTCGTAGAATCAATAATAAATCCGTAAACTCTCACATCCGAAGGAATCAAAGGATGGTGTACGATAAAATCAACAGTTCCTCTTACCGACTTTTCCGTATCTTCAAAACCGTCCAACCAGGAATTAAAATCTACTCCGCAGAAACGCATCATGTCAATATAATCCGGATTGATCCCCCGTGCTTTCATTTTCCCGATCATCTCCTCACTATGCATATGGCAAGCCCCACAGTCAGAATGGGCAATCACCATAATCTCCTCCACACCCAGTTCAAAGATAGCTACGAGTAAACTCCGGATCACGCTACCAAAAGGATGGGAAATAACACCACCTGCATTTTTTATCATTTTCACATCGCCGTTCTTTATACCCAACGCTGCCGGAAGCAATGCTGTCAAACGGGTATCCATACAAGAAAGAATCGCTATTTTCTTATCGGGATATTTATTGGTAATATACGATTCATATCCCTTGTTCTCAACAAATTTTTTGTTGTAAACTAATATTTCTTCTATCATAATCAATATAATTTGAGTACAACAAAAGTACACAAAATATCAAAAAATGAAAAAAATGCAGCAAGGCTTTTAATTCATCTTACAATAAGCACCGATAAATAAAGAGAGAAATGTATCTCACGACATATCCCTCTCTACAAAATAATTAATCTATAAAGGTCTAATACCCATTTGTTCCATATTCTTCCGCATTGGCAATTTGACTACGAAAACTAAATGAGAAAAATGACTGCCTTCATCAAAATTATTATTACACACATCTGTTAATAACCAGGATTCTGATACTCTGCACCATTTGAAATGGTAGCTGTAAAATTAGTAGAAATAGGACGAAGTGCGTAATTCGGTTCAAAATATTGTGCTAAATCAGGATGTGTCGCTTCCAAATAAGATTTATTTTTCAACATTCCTGTGCGTTTTAGATCATAAAATCGGCAATATTCTCCACATAGTTCACGGGCGCGTTCATCCAAAATGGTACGCACGTCTACGGTTTCTTGAAGTGCCTTTGCATTAGCACGAAGACGAACCTTGTTTAGATAACCAAGTGCATTGGTTCCTCCATTCAAATAAAGATCTGCTTCGGCAGCAATGAAATACACCTCGGGCATACGCATAATAAATGTCGCATTCAAATTACCATTACGTTTTTTAGAAGCGCTGGCTACGTAATAATTACTGCTGTTATGCTTATTGAGAGAAGGATAAAAATAACGAAGTTGATTTTCATTAGATCCATTCTTCATAATCACATTTTTCTTCGCTGCGTCATACACATCAGCATAATCTACTATCAGATAGTCAGAGGTTGCTTTTTTAGCTTTTTCTGTCTCATAATCATTATCCTGCGGAGTGATAAACTTAACTGCCAAGTCGCCAATGGTCAGACTTTTACCTTCCACACTTCTGTCTTTACGGAAATTAGTACAATCGTCAGAAGTCCATGAATAGTTTTGGTTCGCATTCCATTCGGTAGTAAATGACTGATGATAACGGGGATCCAAAGTTCCATCAGTTTGCACATAGAGACTCAGCAAGTGTTGAGTAGGCATAAAGATACCATTGATAGATCCTTCCCATGTCAGACGACTTTCCTGACTATCTTGACGAGCACCAAACTTCGTCAGGTTACAAAGGAAATATTCGTCGTTACGATTCAACTTGTAATTACCATTACTAGAACCATGCGCGCTAGAACTAGCAGCCCAACGATGTTTCCAAAGAGCCTCCTTATTTTCAAAATTGTTATCTTCTTTGAACACCTCCGCATACGTAGGATACATATAAGTCATATAAGTATTTCCTCCACTTTCACAATCGGTTATCAGCTTTTTTGCATTGTCCAATGCAATCTGCAGATACTCAATAGAACCATACTCATACGTCTGAAGACAAGCCTTTGCCAAGAAAGCCATAGCAGACTTTTTGGTCGGTGTGGTAGTGGTAGAGTGATCGCCAACAGGCAACCATGTTGCGGCAAATTCCAAATCCGGAATAATCACATCTTTATAGATTTCCAAGGGCTCGGTGCGTGTTGGCGCATAGTTCGGCAACTTAGGCACATCGACCAATTTCGTGACAGCTCCAAATTGCTCCACTAAATTGAAATAGTAAACAGCCCGCAGGAAACGTGCCTCGGCCACTTTCGCATTCCGTTCTTCTTCGGTAGTAAAAGGAGCTTTATCAGCCAAAGAGATAGCCGTATTGCATGACCCAATGCCATCGTAGGCATTGTTCCAAATGTTATCGGTATATGTGGTATTAGCAGCCGCACCGGCATAGAACCAGAAAAACTGTTGATAACTATTAGCATCATTCGCTCTGTAAGTCCACAAATCAGTGTCTCCTTCTGTGAACGCCATCCATCCATCCGTTCCATAAAATCCGCGTTCCATGGAAAAATAGCATTGATTAATCAATTCAGTATACCCTTCACTAGTCAGTGTCAAGTCTTCAATGAGGAAACCACCCGGATTGACCTCTTCCAAAGAACAAGCCTGAAAAGACAACATGGTTGCTGCAACGGCAGACAACGAAATCTTATATATTGTTTTATTCATATCAAATCTCCTTCTCTATTAAAATGTTAAATTCACGCCAAACACAAACTGACGATAAGTTGGGAAAGCATCCGAACCGTTCGTTTCAGGGTCGGTACCCTTCAATTGTTTATCTTTCACCCAAATAATAGGGTTATACATGGTGGCATACACACGACATTTAGACAACAATACCTTTTGGGAAATATTCTTTGGCAACGTATATCCCAGCGTGATATTCTTAATCTTAATAAACGAACCATCCCGATATTTAAGTGCAGTATAAACAGTTTTCTGTTCCGTTCCTGTTCCGGGACGTGGGAAATAGGCACCCTGATTAGATTCCGTCCAATAGTCCACGCCAGCTAGCTGATTGGTAGTTACAGACTGTTCCGCAGTATAATAACCTAATAAGTCACTGCAAATGGTTTGCCCAAAACGTCCCATTGCAAATACTGACAAATCTAGATTCTTGAAAGTAAATGTGTTGTTCAAGCCAACAATCCAGTCAGGATTAGTGTGTCCCAAAACCTGACGGTCTTTGTCACTATACTTATGAACGCCACCATCTCCATCTTTTTCCACCGTATCAATCTTGATGAAACCCGGTTTGACGCCATATGTCTTCATTGTTTCCTCGTCACTGTCTGTTCCCCAAATTCCGGCATATTTGTAACCGTATAAAGAATGAATAGGTTCTCCTTCAAACAAACTTTCTTTTTCCAAATCGCCATCAGGCAATGATTCGATTTTCTCTTTGCTCCAAGTCAGAGACAAAGTAGTATTCCAGGTAAACGATTTGGTCTTAATGTTATGTGAGTTAATGGTAGCTTCCACCCCATGATTGCCGGTTTCCGCCAAATTCTGCCACATTTTCAATGGACTTCCCCAACCGGTCAAGCCCGAAGTTATAGGAAGTGTACGGGAATACAACAAACCTTTCGTTTTTGTTTTAAACCACTCTACAGAACCATCAATACGGTTATTAAATAATCCGAAGTCGAGACCAATATTCCAGTTGTATGACTTTTCCCAGCCTAAATCCAGGCTAGCCACCGTGCCTGTATATTGTGCGAACGGTACAACAGCTCCACCTACAGAAACACCACTAGCAGAATAAACAATTGGAGTAGTGGAGGTAGAATAAGCGGTAATACCACCCGAATTACCGGTGACACCATAACCCAAACGCAGTTTCAAATTACTTAACCAATTTTTAGTACTTTCCATAAAATTTTCATCTGAAACCCTCCAACCTAATGCAGCAGCAAAGAAAGAGTCCCATTTATGTCCTTCGGACAGCCAAGATACTCCATCCCAACGATTAGACAGATTCAAAAGATATTTGCCTTTATACGCATAATTAAAACGGACTGCATACGCCATCTGTTGCTTTTGTTGATAATCCGATTCTATGTGTTGTGACTTGGCGGAAGTCAATCTCCAGAATGACCACTTATCCAAATCCTGCCCACTACCGGAAGCTAACGAACTTTCATTATTGTTCTTCTGCCAAGAAGTGATGAAAGTTGCGCCAAAATCATGGTCACGTGCCACCGTCAGCTTATAATTGAGAATATTTTCCCACAGATACGAGTAGCCATCTTTATTGGTAATAGCCGCATGAGGAGAGCCTGCATATGATGGACGGTTGGCATTACACTGCGCCCCCCAATACTGACCTTGACGCGAATGACTCAATGTGGCACTCACTTGCGAACGATAGCTCAATCCTTTGACGGGAGTCAATTCTAAATAAGCATTCGAATTAATGTAAGTAGTCTTAGTATTATTAGCATATTGTCCCTCGATAAAGTCGCCTAGAGGAGTATTTTGATTTTCTATAAACTCATGGTTTATGTTTCCATTTTCATCGTAAGCATCTCCCAAAGGCATAGAAGTTAAAGCTTTGGTAAACGTATTCTTCACCCCTTGATTTTTATCTTGATAAGCAAGGCTGGATGTGAAACCGACTTTAGCCCAACTGAAAATTTCTTGATCGATATTCAAGCGAAATTGATATTTATTCAGATTCTCATTAGCCAAAAGTCCTTCTTCTCTATTATAAGAAAGAGAAGCAAAAACTTTGGTTTTTTCACCACCGGCATTTACAGACAAGCTATATTTTTGGGTAGTAGCCGTATTACCGGATACTTGGTCAACCCAGTCAATCCACTTTCCTGTCTCATAGGCTTTAGTATAATCAGCGTTATTCAGCACGCTAGACATATTTTCCGGAAGCGAACCATTTTTATAAGCATAAGCCTCTTTCTGATAGTTCACCCACTCGTCACCAGTCATTCCATGCTTATAGTTCGGAGTTCCGCTAAAACCATAGTAAGCATCAAAATTCACGGTAGCCTTGCCTTGCTTACCACGTTTAGTAGTAATCATGACTACCCCATTGGCACCGGCAGAACCATAAATAGCAGTAGAAGACGCATCTTTCAACACATCGACTGTTTCAATATCCGAAGGATTCACCTGATTATAATTACCCGGCATACCATCAATAATGAATAGAGGTTCATTACTGCCATATATGGAACGAGAACCACGCAAAATAATAGAAGGTTCTGAATCAATCTGACCACTAGTCTTAGTTATATCCATACCTGCAATTTTACCTTGCAGAGCTTCCATTGCATTAGAAGTCGGAGCAATCGTAATATCATCAGCTTTCACAGAAGATACAGCTCCTGTCAAGTCGCGTTTCTTCACTAAACCATAGCCGATTACCACAACTTCGTCCAATGCCTGCGTATCAGCAATCATCTTCAGGTTCAATGGAGCGTTACCAGTCACCGTCACTGTCTGCTCCTTATACCCAATATAGGAAAGCACCAAAACATTTTTCCCAACAGGAAGATTAATTGAGAAGTTACCGTTAAAATCAGTAATCGTACCTGTATTCGTACCTTTCACAACAACAGAAACTCCAATCAGCGGCTCACCGGTTTCATCCAACACAGTTCCTCTCACTGTCTTTGTTTGCATTACAGCTTGCACCATAGTATCAGACACTCCGCCTTCCGCATAAGCGGGAGAGCACAGGGGGGCGCACAATAATGAGAGCCCTAAAATCATGGAAGCACGTCTCTGATGTGTTCTCCATGTTTCAACAAATGCATAATTACTCATTCGTCTTAATTTAAAGTTAATATTAATTCTCGTTGTTTTGCAAAAACCACTTGATTATAATCATATTAATGACGATTATAAATTATATACGTACTCACTTTTGATACTATATTTCTTTTATCTGATACATTTTTACCAAAAAAATAAAAAATTGTACTATTAGCATTTCCAATAAATTATCCGTTTTCTTGTTGTATGAGAAATAAAAATTGTAATTTTGTAGTTGAATGCCACTTAAACTAACAACATATTATAAAGGAAAGGATATTCCTTATTTGCCGGGAAAGAATACCTTTCATTCCAAAGAGCTGTTTCTGATTTACGAAGCGACTCCGGGCTATACTCCTTTATTGATAGTGGCAACGGAAAACGGCAAACCAATGGCACGTTTACTCGCAGCCATCCGCAAAGCAAAAAGATGGCTCCCCTCTTCATTGGTAAAACACTGTGTAGTATAC
This window encodes:
- a CDS encoding tetratricopeptide repeat protein, producing MNEKTINEQYAYIYSLLEDRRLKEALIQLESLLWQCSDWDLRTRLEQLQTSYKYMLDYMRQGANDPERWNLYQKMLTDTWAIADQSRLLMLDNASSNYYHEVRRTPTSPDLANYGIKTILHILESFNDDLAVSGLLSDTKMDEVLKRHEDTLKFMFVRVWTNSAWTPQDEEEAQAMLASELLPGEDLCLFTSAVTLSLMESFDVRKIMWLLNAYSHSNVSVSQRALVGVMIIFHIYRNRLIFYPEILKRVDLMDEIPTFRKEVARVYHQMLLCQETEKIDKKMREEIIPEMLKSVSSMKNMRFDLEENDEENDDKNPDWEDTFEKSGLGDKLREMSELQLEGADVYMSTFAALKSYPFFREVQNWFYPFSKQHSSVLKALKKTGNKGNTVLDLILEAGIFSNSDKYSLFFTIHQLPQAQQDMMLSQLNEQQMNELMENSNSNPEMIKRLNESPGAISNQYLHDLYRFFKLSVRRQEFRDIFQDKLDFHNVPALDNILYWADVLFPIADFYISKERWEEAVEIYKELEEIGEFEGDDIADGYQKFGYVLQKTKQYEEAIQAYLKADTLKPDNIWNNRHLATCYRLTKNYRAALAYYKKVEEVAPEDANVIFYIGNCLAEMEQYEEALNYFFKLDFIKSNCVKAWRGIGWCSFISRKYEQAMKYYEKIIGQKPQAIDYMNAGHVAWVMGDIQKAVTFYGKAIIACESREHFLEMFHKDEEALLKQGVREEDIPLMLDLL
- a CDS encoding Maf-like protein is translated as MLDNLKKYQIILASNSPRRKELMSGLGVDYVVRTLPDVDESYPNTLAGAEIPEFIAREKADAYRAMMKPGELLVTADTIVWLDGQVLGKPEGREGAVEMLRALSGKSHQVFTGVCLTTTEWQKSFTASSDVLFDVLSDDEIQYYVDCYQPMDKAGAYGVQEWIGYIGVKSISGSFYNIMGLPIQKLYGELKKL
- a CDS encoding KdsC family phosphatase, with product MSTINYDLSRIKALAFDVDGVLSSTTVPLHPSGEPMRTVNIKDGYAIQLAVKKGLHIAIITGGRTEAVRIRFEGLGVKDLYMGSAVKIHDYHAFRDKYGLSDDEILYMGDDVPDIEVMRECGLPCCPKDAVPEVKSVAKYISYADGGHGCGRDVVEQVLKAHGLWMAQDAFGW
- a CDS encoding Rossmann-like and DUF2520 domain-containing protein; this encodes MNRSIEDTPIVFIGAGNLATNLAKALYYKGFRIVQVYSRTKASARALAEQVEAGYTTDLQEISKEARLYIVSLKDAAFVELLPQITEGKQDALLVHTAGSIPMSVWEKYAERYGVFYPMQTFSKQREVNFREIPFFVEAKRPEDVELLKAIAATLSDNVYEITSEQRKSLHLAAVFICNFTNHMYALAADLLEKYNLPFDVMLPLIDETARKVHELTPHEAQTGPAVRYDENVISNHLAMLADSPALHEIYKLMSKSIHEHHQL
- a CDS encoding nitroreductase family protein: MENFSELIKNRRSMRKFTDEELTQDEVVALMKAALMSPSSKRSNSWQFIVVDDKEILKELSHCKEQASSFIADAALAIVVMADPLASDVWIEDAAIASIMIQLQAEDLGLGSCWVQVRERFTATGMPSDEFVHGILDIPLQLQILSVIAIGHKGMERKPFNEEHLQWEKIHINKFGGK
- a CDS encoding beta-class carbonic anhydrase; this encodes MIEEILVYNKKFVENKGYESYITNKYPDKKIAILSCMDTRLTALLPAALGIKNGDVKMIKNAGGVISHPFGSVIRSLLVAIFELGVEEIMVIAHSDCGACHMHSEEMIGKMKARGINPDYIDMMRFCGVDFNSWLDGFEDTEKSVRGTVDFIVHHPLIPSDVRVYGFIIDSTTGELTRIV
- a CDS encoding RagB/SusD family nutrient uptake outer membrane protein, whose amino-acid sequence is MNKTIYKISLSAVAATMLSFQACSLEEVNPGGFLIEDLTLTSEGYTELINQCYFSMERGFYGTDGWMAFTEGDTDLWTYRANDANSYQQFFWFYAGAAANTTYTDNIWNNAYDGIGSCNTAISLADKAPFTTEEERNAKVAEARFLRAVYYFNLVEQFGAVTKLVDVPKLPNYAPTRTEPLEIYKDVIIPDLEFAATWLPVGDHSTTTTPTKKSAMAFLAKACLQTYEYGSIEYLQIALDNAKKLITDCESGGNTYMTYMYPTYAEVFKEDNNFENKEALWKHRWAASSSAHGSSNGNYKLNRNDEYFLCNLTKFGARQDSQESRLTWEGSINGIFMPTQHLLSLYVQTDGTLDPRYHQSFTTEWNANQNYSWTSDDCTNFRKDRSVEGKSLTIGDLAVKFITPQDNDYETEKAKKATSDYLIVDYADVYDAAKKNVIMKNGSNENQLRYFYPSLNKHNSSNYYVASASKKRNGNLNATFIMRMPEVYFIAAEADLYLNGGTNALGYLNKVRLRANAKALQETVDVRTILDERARELCGEYCRFYDLKRTGMLKNKSYLEATHPDLAQYFEPNYALRPISTNFTATISNGAEYQNPGY
- a CDS encoding SusC/RagA family TonB-linked outer membrane protein, whose amino-acid sequence is MSNYAFVETWRTHQRRASMILGLSLLCAPLCSPAYAEGGVSDTMVQAVMQTKTVRGTVLDETGEPLIGVSVVVKGTNTGTITDFNGNFSINLPVGKNVLVLSYIGYKEQTVTVTGNAPLNLKMIADTQALDEVVVIGYGLVKKRDLTGAVSSVKADDITIAPTSNAMEALQGKIAGMDITKTSGQIDSEPSIILRGSRSIYGSNEPLFIIDGMPGNYNQVNPSDIETVDVLKDASSTAIYGSAGANGVVMITTKRGKQGKATVNFDAYYGFSGTPNYKHGMTGDEWVNYQKEAYAYKNGSLPENMSSVLNNADYTKAYETGKWIDWVDQVSGNTATTQKYSLSVNAGGEKTKVFASLSYNREEGLLANENLNKYQFRLNIDQEIFSWAKVGFTSSLAYQDKNQGVKNTFTKALTSMPLGDAYDENGNINHEFIENQNTPLGDFIEGQYANNTKTTYINSNAYLELTPVKGLSYRSQVSATLSHSRQGQYWGAQCNANRPSYAGSPHAAITNKDGYSYLWENILNYKLTVARDHDFGATFITSWQKNNNESSLASGSGQDLDKWSFWRLTSAKSQHIESDYQQKQQMAYAVRFNYAYKGKYLLNLSNRWDGVSWLSEGHKWDSFFAAALGWRVSDENFMESTKNWLSNLKLRLGYGVTGNSGGITAYSTSTTPIVYSASGVSVGGAVVPFAQYTGTVASLDLGWEKSYNWNIGLDFGLFNNRIDGSVEWFKTKTKGLLYSRTLPITSGLTGWGSPLKMWQNLAETGNHGVEATINSHNIKTKSFTWNTTLSLTWSKEKIESLPDGDLEKESLFEGEPIHSLYGYKYAGIWGTDSDEETMKTYGVKPGFIKIDTVEKDGDGGVHKYSDKDRQVLGHTNPDWIVGLNNTFTFKNLDLSVFAMGRFGQTICSDLLGYYTAEQSVTTNQLAGVDYWTESNQGAYFPRPGTGTEQKTVYTALKYRDGSFIKIKNITLGYTLPKNISQKVLLSKCRVYATMYNPIIWVKDKQLKGTDPETNGSDAFPTYRQFVFGVNLTF